In a genomic window of Candidatus Fusobacterium pullicola:
- the asrC gene encoding sulfite reductase subunit C, translating to MMMDINTKKIKKNAFRVTKERGITASRVRVPGGHLDAQFLSMIQEIAQTYGNGTVHLTSRQGFEIPGIPFEKIPEVNAKLQPIIEGLGINQPEKNKGYSAAGTRNITACIGNRVCPFACYDTSSFAKRIEKAVFPHDLHFKIALTGCPNDCAKVRMHDFGIMGMTLPQFEPDRCISCGACVRACKKKSTGALTGVNYRPQRDHQRCIGCGECIINCPNMAWTRSKKKYYRLTIMGRTGKKNPRLGEDFLKWTDEETITKIILNTYDYVTEYIAKDAPGGKEHIGYIVDRTGFEEFKKWALKDVNISSETEVLTPIYWKGVKY from the coding sequence ATTATGATGGATATAAATACAAAAAAAATTAAGAAAAACGCTTTTAGAGTTACTAAAGAACGTGGAATAACAGCTTCTAGAGTACGTGTTCCCGGAGGACACTTAGATGCTCAATTTCTTTCTATGATTCAAGAGATAGCTCAAACTTATGGAAACGGAACTGTTCATTTAACAAGTCGTCAAGGTTTTGAAATTCCTGGAATTCCTTTTGAAAAAATACCAGAAGTAAATGCTAAATTACAACCTATTATCGAGGGACTTGGAATTAATCAACCTGAAAAAAACAAAGGATATTCAGCTGCTGGAACTAGAAATATTACAGCTTGTATTGGTAATCGTGTGTGTCCATTTGCTTGTTATGACACTTCATCTTTTGCCAAAAGAATAGAAAAAGCTGTATTTCCACATGACTTACACTTTAAAATAGCTTTAACTGGATGCCCTAATGATTGTGCTAAAGTTAGAATGCATGACTTCGGAATAATGGGTATGACACTTCCTCAGTTTGAACCTGATAGATGTATCAGCTGTGGTGCTTGTGTGAGAGCATGTAAGAAAAAATCCACTGGAGCTCTAACTGGAGTAAACTATAGACCTCAAAGAGATCATCAAAGATGTATTGGATGTGGAGAATGTATAATTAATTGTCCTAATATGGCTTGGACTAGAAGTAAGAAAAAATACTACAGACTCACTATCATGGGACGTACTGGAAAGAAAAACCCACGTTTAGGAGAAGATTTCTTAAAATGGACTGATGAAGAAACTATAACTAAAATTATCTTAAATACTTATGACTATGTTACTGAATATATTGCTAAAGATGCTCCTGGTGGAAAGGAACATATCGGATATATTGTAGATAGAACAGGATTTGAAGAATTCAAAAAATGGGCTCTTAAAGATGTTAATATCTCATCAGAAACCGAAGTTTTAACCCCTATATATTGGAAAGGTGTAAAATATTAA
- a CDS encoding molybdopterin oxidoreductase family protein, protein MKKIQSTCNYCAIDCNLDFYVENNKIIKIVPTKGYPVNDGFSCVKGISLDKQQTKFKPNPLPRIKKTDGNFEYLSWDKGFNEVARRLNEIREKYGNESVAALSTGQMTLEEFAIFGHMMRNHLKANVDGNTRLCMATAAVAYKQSFGFDAPGYTLKDLELSDTIIFIGANPVIAHPILWGRVRNNPNKKVITIDPRYSETAKNSDYWYGINSKTDLTLFYTLANLIIEKNYTDKNYIEENTENFEAFKEFVKDYTVEKASKICGIPQEKIEELVELIHSGERVSFWWTMGINQGHEAVRSVQAIINLALMTGNIGREGTGANSITGQSNAMGSRVFSNTTGLFGGGDFDNPNRRTKVAKALGVEESLLIDKPTLPYNRIVESINSGEIKALWVVCTNPRHSWTNNETFREAMEKLELLIVQDIYDDTETSEMCDIYLPAVPGVKKEGTVINLERRLSAVRPCLEKAENELMDYEIFYGVAKALGLEDITQNWKTPKDAFNFMKQCSEGMPCDITGVEYEALAESHGIQWPFKVGDKLNSDERRLYEDGKYFTPNKKAKFLFEKVAENPLPTSEEFPYIFNTGRGTVGQWHTQSRTREIPFVIDAVSKEAYLYINPKLAELKGINENDKVLVKSKNGHSAEFIAMLTEDVKFNELFAPIHYIECNKLTASVYDAYSKEPSYKSAVVNIFLKGE, encoded by the coding sequence ATGAAAAAAATTCAATCAACATGTAACTACTGTGCAATTGATTGTAATCTTGATTTTTATGTTGAAAATAACAAGATTATAAAAATTGTTCCTACAAAAGGATATCCTGTTAATGACGGTTTTAGTTGTGTAAAAGGAATATCTTTAGACAAACAGCAAACAAAATTTAAACCTAATCCACTACCTCGTATTAAAAAAACTGATGGTAATTTTGAATATTTAAGTTGGGATAAAGGTTTTAATGAAGTAGCTAGAAGATTAAATGAAATAAGGGAAAAATATGGGAATGAAAGTGTAGCTGCTCTTAGTACTGGACAAATGACTTTAGAAGAGTTTGCTATATTTGGACATATGATGAGAAACCATTTAAAAGCTAATGTAGATGGTAACACTCGTCTATGTATGGCTACAGCAGCTGTAGCTTATAAACAAAGTTTTGGGTTTGATGCACCTGGGTATACACTTAAAGATTTAGAGCTTTCTGATACAATAATATTTATAGGAGCTAATCCTGTTATAGCTCATCCTATACTTTGGGGAAGAGTTAGAAATAATCCTAATAAAAAAGTTATAACTATTGATCCACGTTATTCAGAAACAGCTAAAAATTCTGACTATTGGTATGGAATAAACTCAAAAACAGATTTAACTCTATTCTATACATTAGCTAACTTAATTATTGAAAAAAACTATACTGATAAAAATTATATCGAAGAAAATACTGAAAATTTTGAAGCATTTAAAGAATTCGTGAAAGATTATACTGTGGAAAAAGCTTCAAAAATATGTGGTATTCCTCAAGAAAAAATTGAAGAATTAGTAGAATTAATTCATTCTGGTGAAAGAGTTTCTTTTTGGTGGACTATGGGAATCAATCAGGGACATGAAGCTGTAAGAAGTGTACAAGCTATTATCAACTTAGCTCTTATGACTGGTAATATAGGTAGAGAAGGAACAGGAGCTAACTCTATTACTGGACAAAGTAATGCTATGGGATCAAGGGTATTTAGCAATACAACTGGACTATTCGGTGGTGGGGATTTCGATAATCCTAATCGTCGTACAAAAGTTGCTAAAGCTCTAGGAGTAGAAGAGTCATTACTTATTGACAAACCTACACTTCCATATAATAGAATTGTAGAAAGTATCAATTCTGGTGAAATAAAAGCTCTTTGGGTAGTATGTACAAATCCACGTCATTCTTGGACTAATAACGAAACTTTTAGAGAAGCTATGGAAAAACTTGAACTTTTAATTGTACAAGATATATATGATGATACAGAAACTTCTGAAATGTGTGATATCTATTTACCTGCTGTACCTGGAGTTAAGAAAGAAGGAACAGTTATAAATTTAGAAAGAAGATTATCAGCTGTAAGACCTTGTCTTGAAAAGGCTGAAAATGAATTGATGGACTATGAAATTTTCTATGGAGTAGCTAAAGCTTTAGGATTAGAAGATATTACCCAAAATTGGAAAACTCCTAAAGATGCTTTTAACTTTATGAAACAATGTTCTGAAGGTATGCCTTGTGATATCACAGGGGTTGAATATGAAGCTCTTGCTGAAAGTCATGGTATTCAATGGCCATTTAAAGTTGGAGATAAACTAAATAGTGATGAAAGAAGATTATATGAAGATGGAAAATACTTTACTCCTAATAAAAAAGCAAAATTCCTATTTGAAAAAGTAGCCGAAAATCCTCTTCCTACAAGTGAAGAGTTTCCTTATATATTTAATACTGGAAGAGGAACAGTTGGACAATGGCATACTCAAAGTAGAACTAGAGAAATTCCATTTGTTATCGATGCTGTATCTAAAGAAGCCTATCTATATATTAATCCAAAATTAGCAGAACTAAAAGGTATAAATGAAAATGATAAAGTTCTTGTTAAATCTAAAAATGGACACAGTGCTGAATTTATTGCTATGCTAACTGAAGATGTTAAATTTAATGAACTCTTTGCTCCTATTCACTATATTGAATGTAATAAATTAACTGCTTCTGTATACGATGCTTATTCAAAAGAACCATCTTACAAAAGTGCTGTAGTAAATATCTTTTTAAAGGGAGAATAA
- a CDS encoding 4Fe-4S binding protein, whose protein sequence is MKRIKIDRKKCVGCLTCVTACCVAHDSSDSRNRITIDSHKKPAPIFCRHCDLPECVFTCMTGAMSKNSETGYVEYNKEQCASCYMCIMACPYGVLKSDTLTQKEIMKCDMCSFNGKEADPECVKRCPMGAITFEEVKK, encoded by the coding sequence ATGAAACGTATTAAAATAGATAGAAAAAAATGTGTAGGTTGTTTAACTTGTGTAACTGCTTGCTGTGTAGCTCATGATTCAAGTGATTCTAGGAATAGAATCACTATTGACTCTCATAAGAAACCTGCTCCAATATTTTGTAGACATTGTGACTTACCAGAGTGTGTATTTACATGTATGACTGGAGCTATGAGTAAAAATAGTGAAACTGGTTATGTTGAATATAATAAAGAACAATGTGCTAGTTGCTATATGTGTATTATGGCTTGTCCTTATGGAGTTCTAAAAAGTGATACATTAACTCAAAAAGAGATTATGAAATGTGATATGTGCTCTTTCAATGGAAAAGAGGCAGATCCTGAATGTGTAAAACGTTGTCCTATGGGAGCTATAACATTTGAAGAGGTGAAAAAATAA
- a CDS encoding FAD-dependent oxidoreductase, with the protein MRFVIIGASAAGINAAKKLRELNPNSEIIIISKDTDIYSRCILYHHLKGIRDLKKLSFVEDNFIEKNKIEWIKGREVIGINTKLQCVKLDNDNEVKYDKLLIASGSHSFIPKIDGIDGAKNLVGFRNFEDVEKIEEMLPNIKNIVIMGGGLVGIDAAAGLLHKDKNLYLIEMGDRMLPLQLDNYTASVYEKAFEKEGLKQYYSNGIASIENIDGTIKSVTLKSGEIIPCDLLISAAGIRANIRFLEGSEVACDNKGLLFNEKGKTNISNIYGAGDVSGKSPIWPVAVKEGIIAAYNMSGLNKDMDDFFASKATMNFLDIPTMSLGITSGYDDSYTEEIELDNFGNYKKIVHKNGIIYGALLQGDLSYAGILTQLIRLKIDVSKVKKRLFDIDYSDFFHVTDNFEFTY; encoded by the coding sequence ATGAGATTTGTTATAATTGGAGCTAGTGCTGCTGGAATTAATGCAGCAAAAAAACTTCGTGAATTAAATCCTAACTCTGAAATAATTATCATATCTAAAGATACGGATATTTACTCTCGTTGTATTCTATATCATCATTTAAAAGGAATTAGAGATTTGAAAAAATTATCCTTTGTTGAGGACAATTTTATTGAAAAAAATAAAATTGAATGGATAAAAGGAAGAGAAGTAATAGGAATAAATACAAAACTTCAATGTGTAAAATTAGATAATGATAACGAAGTTAAATATGATAAATTACTTATAGCTTCTGGTTCTCATTCATTTATTCCTAAAATTGATGGTATTGATGGAGCTAAAAATTTAGTTGGTTTTAGAAACTTTGAAGATGTTGAAAAAATTGAAGAGATGCTTCCTAATATTAAGAATATAGTAATCATGGGTGGAGGACTTGTCGGTATAGATGCTGCTGCAGGATTACTTCATAAAGATAAAAATCTTTATCTTATTGAAATGGGAGATAGAATGTTACCTCTTCAACTTGATAACTATACTGCTTCTGTCTATGAAAAAGCTTTCGAGAAAGAAGGATTAAAGCAATACTATAGCAATGGAATAGCCTCTATTGAAAATATAGATGGAACTATTAAAAGTGTAACATTAAAAAGTGGAGAGATAATTCCTTGTGATTTACTTATTAGTGCTGCTGGGATTAGAGCTAATATAAGATTTCTAGAAGGAAGTGAAGTAGCTTGTGACAATAAAGGACTTCTATTTAATGAAAAAGGAAAAACAAATATATCAAATATCTATGGAGCTGGAGATGTCAGTGGGAAATCACCTATTTGGCCTGTAGCTGTAAAAGAAGGAATAATAGCAGCATATAACATGAGTGGCTTAAATAAAGATATGGATGATTTTTTTGCTAGCAAAGCAACTATGAATTTTTTAGATATTCCAACTATGTCTCTTGGAATAACTTCTGGTTATGATGATAGCTATACTGAAGAAATTGAATTAGATAATTTTGGTAATTACAAAAAAATTGTACATAAAAATGGAATTATTTATGGAGCTCTTCTACAAGGGGATCTTTCATATGCTGGAATCTTAACTCAGCTTATCCGTTTAAAAATAGATGTATCAAAAGTTAAAAAAAGACTATTTGATATAGACTATTCAGACTTTTTTCACGTGACAGATAATTTTGAATTTACTTATTAA
- a CDS encoding TDT family transporter — protein MTDRLKKMPVPLLPTMVGACTLSNVYLVQGFPLVRHITMISALAIWLIYLIRFFIIFETCKTEYKTTVPSSLYAGFTMLMMILGSYIFDFNPVIGKIFWSLGLGLHALHIFIFTYRNIITNFNIDTFVPSYFVTYNGIMVSVVVGGVMKEPTIGKLVTYYGIGIFTLIIPFMIHRLIKHELKDVFYHTQAIVLAPSSLCTVSYLNSVKDPNIYLLGYLYICVLLALVFIIYKLPKFFSFGFSPAFASLTFPMAIGIVATTKMSGYLKTIGYSDLAMFLTQLSGIQLYLTSGIIFYVLLNILIWIRKD, from the coding sequence ATGACAGACAGATTAAAAAAAATGCCTGTACCTTTATTACCTACAATGGTAGGAGCTTGTACTTTATCAAATGTATATCTAGTCCAAGGATTTCCTCTGGTGCGTCATATCACTATGATTTCTGCACTAGCAATTTGGTTAATATACTTAATTAGATTTTTTATAATATTTGAAACTTGTAAAACAGAATATAAAACAACTGTTCCTAGTAGTCTTTATGCTGGATTTACTATGCTTATGATGATACTTGGAAGTTATATATTTGATTTTAATCCAGTAATAGGAAAAATATTTTGGTCATTAGGTTTAGGCTTACATGCTCTACATATTTTTATATTTACTTATAGAAATATAATAACAAATTTCAATATAGATACTTTTGTTCCTAGCTATTTTGTTACTTATAATGGTATAATGGTATCGGTAGTTGTTGGTGGAGTAATGAAGGAACCTACTATAGGAAAGCTTGTAACTTACTACGGAATTGGAATATTTACCCTAATTATTCCTTTTATGATTCATCGTTTAATAAAGCATGAACTTAAAGATGTTTTCTATCATACACAAGCTATTGTACTTGCACCAAGCTCTCTATGTACTGTAAGTTATCTAAATAGTGTAAAAGATCCTAATATTTATCTACTAGGATACTTATATATCTGTGTACTACTTGCACTTGTATTTATAATTTATAAGCTTCCTAAGTTTTTCTCATTTGGTTTTTCTCCAGCTTTCGCTAGTCTTACATTCCCTATGGCAATAGGTATTGTGGCAACAACTAAAATGAGTGGATATCTAAAAACTATTGGCTATTCAGATTTAGCTATGTTCTTAACTCAATTATCAGGAATACAACTTTATTTAACTTCTGGAATTATTTTCTATGTTTTATTAAATATACTTATTTGGATAAGAAAAGATTAA
- a CDS encoding molybdenum cofactor guanylyltransferase, whose translation MNRGILILAGGKGSRMGYCQKGELLFNSSTFLDTLIENFKNEKIYISTKKEYCSDKNVNYIYDENINYTPFEAIIHTLEICSEDILFIIGCDMPFMNKEIFIKLLENLKNYNGVILFDNNNLSYPLGALYTKKLLPKLRKMKEEKNYKLQDIFKNNNCLKLSMNELKISEKYFININTPEDYEKYIKRG comes from the coding sequence ATGAATAGAGGTATTTTAATCTTAGCTGGTGGTAAAGGAAGCAGAATGGGGTATTGTCAAAAAGGAGAGCTATTATTTAATAGTTCCACCTTTTTAGATACTCTTATAGAAAATTTTAAAAATGAAAAAATCTATATCTCAACCAAAAAAGAGTATTGCAGTGATAAAAATGTTAACTATATATATGACGAAAATATAAATTATACACCTTTTGAAGCCATTATCCATACTTTAGAAATCTGTTCAGAAGATATCCTTTTTATTATTGGTTGTGATATGCCATTTATGAATAAAGAAATTTTTATAAAACTTCTTGAAAATCTAAAAAACTATAACGGAGTTATTCTCTTTGATAATAATAATTTAAGCTATCCACTTGGAGCTTTGTATACTAAAAAATTACTTCCAAAATTAAGAAAAATGAAAGAAGAGAAAAACTATAAATTACAAGATATATTTAAAAATAATAATTGCTTAAAATTATCAATGAATGAATTAAAAATATCTGAAAAATATTTTATTAATATAAATACCCCAGAGGATTATGAAAAATATATAAAGCGAGGATAA